A window of the Brassica oleracea var. oleracea cultivar TO1000 chromosome C1, BOL, whole genome shotgun sequence genome harbors these coding sequences:
- the LOC106344309 gene encoding agamous-like MADS-box protein AGL97 isoform X2: MVKSEKKAKVERKKRKPSRPAANISDLRSSVEKKKGFAELRDDLFREAAKLVAEDPSQRIAILIKPPASESSVAMQSFGYPSAEGVVRQFLKDSAPHVEDEDWSKYYWWEDEKLLNSKDPVEIMAAMEEMKKLQKQLEHFVPRETGQGSGTQDDGSKP, encoded by the exons ATGGTGAAGTCAGAGAAGAAAGCCAAGGTAGAGCGGAAGAAGAGGAAACCATCGCGACCCGCCGCTAATATCTCAGACCTACGCTCCAGTGTCGAGAAGAAGAAAGGTTTCGCGGAGCTGCGCGACGATCTGTTCCGCGAAGCAGCGAAACTCGTCGCCGAAGATCCCTCCCAGAGAATCGCGATCCTCATCAAACCTCCCGCCTCCGAATCGAGCGTCGCTATGCAATCGTTCGGGTATCCGTCTGCGGAAGGAGTGGTTCGACAGTTCCTCAAGGATTCTGCTCCTCATGTT GAGGACGAGGATTGGTCTAAGTATTACTGGTGGGAAGATGAGAAGCTGCTTAATTCGAAGGATCCGGTGGAGATTATGGCGGCGATGGAGGAGATGAAGAAACTTCAAAAGCAACTCGAGCATTTTGTTCCACGTGAGACAGGTCAAGGCTCTGGGACTCAGGACGATGGATCAAAACCCTAA
- the LOC106344309 gene encoding agamous-like MADS-box protein AGL97 isoform X1: MVKSEKKAKVERKKRKPSRPAANISDLRSSVEKKKGFAELRDDLFREAAKLVAEDPSQRIAILIKPPASESSVAMQSFGYPSAEGVVRQFLKDSAPHVPLPEDDAEKDEEEDEDWSKYYWWEDEKLLNSKDPVEIMAAMEEMKKLQKQLEHFVPRETGQGSGTQDDGSKP; this comes from the coding sequence ATGGTGAAGTCAGAGAAGAAAGCCAAGGTAGAGCGGAAGAAGAGGAAACCATCGCGACCCGCCGCTAATATCTCAGACCTACGCTCCAGTGTCGAGAAGAAGAAAGGTTTCGCGGAGCTGCGCGACGATCTGTTCCGCGAAGCAGCGAAACTCGTCGCCGAAGATCCCTCCCAGAGAATCGCGATCCTCATCAAACCTCCCGCCTCCGAATCGAGCGTCGCTATGCAATCGTTCGGGTATCCGTCTGCGGAAGGAGTGGTTCGACAGTTCCTCAAGGATTCTGCTCCTCATGTTCCTTTACCAGAGGACGACGCTGAGAAGGACGAAGAGGAGGACGAGGATTGGTCTAAGTATTACTGGTGGGAAGATGAGAAGCTGCTTAATTCGAAGGATCCGGTGGAGATTATGGCGGCGATGGAGGAGATGAAGAAACTTCAAAAGCAACTCGAGCATTTTGTTCCACGTGAGACAGGTCAAGGCTCTGGGACTCAGGACGATGGATCAAAACCCTAA